One Rhizoctonia solani chromosome 1, complete sequence DNA window includes the following coding sequences:
- a CDS encoding pseudouridine synthase, producing MPRHASDPVIRSPGLSFSSDSRGTHFPQWMLDLKGTKVKGGLRLGEVLGTGAFGVVYIGAGSQLPDNRPVAVKVLSAAGIGSERRRQIEHEMPITLAFPSTRTLLHSTVFSLIKWLTMLLWIFTLTETCSSVSEDEFYFGNDAMIKKVFVQLLDAVEFCHAKGVYHRDLKPGKKYNFADRLGLATRDTFSQDFRCGSEFYMSPGKPLSFYIFHESSYILIECIGFPKIRAYSTVHNDIWALILGRILVNLTTGRNPWKRAELQDEGFGLFYEDPAGYIADTLPLSRDALVLLLHIFRIPFKSRISISGIRANITKIDQLLLTPAEAAFAPHTARQSARHLFDIIAARRPHLLIEHYEDICAYFPDLARGSGAASDGPITPDTHPTHVPDDVPEVALDVAEALVEEVEDKINGPDDHPTPRSFAMSLSTDMTRPIEDSNDAEPPPKRMKLHIDSDPGPLDTVSNKTYDVKNLLPPSTTLLGRQALNDYVFQGSEGCWKMSISCDITSIEGIIKQRFGGNVVHVCELGKPESPKAPVAQEVVSEEIETASGQWDANVDANSRKLLSEDVRMKLKQLYDEGPEPPLGLISDSGWEGRPKGEARSDEVNLNTEEIGQLSQADNGRGRGREGEGEGEGEDGSAEEYRGKI from the exons ATGCCTCGCCACGCGTCTGACCCTGTTATTCGCTCCCCCGGCTTGTCATTTTCCTCCGATAGCCGTGGCACTCATTTTCCTCAGTGGATGCTTGACTTGAAGGGGACAAAGGTCAAGGGCGGCCTTCGTCTTGGTGAGGTTCTCGGGACTGGGGCTTTTGGAGTCGTTTATATAGGGGCTGGATCGCAACTTCCCGACAATAGGCCTGTCGCTGTTAAGGTTCTGTCTGCTGCTGGTATTGGCTCAGAGCGTCGTCGCCAGATAGAACACGAAATGCCCATCACTCTCGCGTTTCCGAGCACCCGAACATTGTTACACTCCACAGTGTTTTCGTTGATCAAATGGCTTACTATGCTGTTATGGATCTTTACACTGACGGAGACTTGTTCAAGTGTATCAGAGGACGAGTTTTACTTTGGTAATGATGCCATGATCAAAAAGGTTTTCGTCCAGTTGCTCGATGCTGTTGAGTTTTGCCACGCGAAGGGGGTTTACCATCGCGACCTCAAGCCTGGAAA GAAATACAATTTTGCTGACCGACTTGGACTTGCAACCCGGGACACATTTAGTCAAGACTTCAGGTGTGGAAGCGAATTTTACATGTCTCCTGGCAAGCCCCTCTCCTTCTATATCTTCCACGAGAGCTCATACATCTTGATAGAGTGTATTGGGTTTCCCAAAATCAGAGCCTACTCGACCGTGCATAACGATATCTGGGCATTG ATTCTAGGGAGAATTCTTGTGAATTTGACTACTGGCCGGAACCCTTGGAAACGCGCAGAGTTACAAGATGAAGGATTCGGTTTATTTTATGAAGATCCTGCAGGATATATTGCGGACACGCTTCCTCTCTCTCGCGATGCGCTTGTTTTGCTCTTACACATATTCCGGATCCCCTTCAAATCTCGGATATCGATATCTGGAATACGTGCCAACATCACTAAAATTGATCAACTCCTGCTTACTCCGGCAGAGGCCGCTTTTGCACCACATACTGCTCGGCAGAGTGCTAGGCATTTATTTGACATTATCGCTGCTCGACGTCCCCACCTACTCATTGAGCACTACgaggatatatgcgcttacTTTCCGGACCTGGCGAGAGGATCT GGCGCTGCCAGTGATGGCCCTATTACTCCGGATACGCATCCAACTCATGTTCCGGATGATGTACCCGAGGTAGCTCTGGATGTAGCTGAAGCCTTGGTCGAGGAAGTGGAAGACAAGATCAATGGGCCT GACGACCACCCAACGCCTAGAAGTTTCGCCATGTCGCTTTCCACTGACATGACACGCCCCATTGAGGACTCAAATGATGCAGAGCCGCCTCCCAAACGTATGAAGTTGCATATCGACTCTGATCCCGGACCGTTGGACACTGTTTCCAACAAAACTTACGACGTGAAGAATTTGTTGCCTCCTAGCACAACCTTGCTCGGACGTCAGGCTCTGAATGACTATGTGTTTCAAGGATCAGAAGGATGTTGGAAAATGAGTATCAGCTGTGATATCACCAGCATTGAAGGTATCATTAAGCAAAG ATTTGGAGGGAATGTGGTCCATGTCTGTGAACTAGGGAAGCCGGAAAGTCCAAAAGCACCGGTAGCTCAAGAAGTTGTTTCAGAGGAAATTGAAACTGCGAGCGGGCAATGGGATGCGAACGTGGATGCAAACTCTCGGAAACTGTTATCCGAGGATGTTCGCATGAAACTAAAGCAGCTATACGACGAAGGACCGGAACCTCCTTTAGGTTTGATAAGTGATAGCGGATGGGAGGGTCGGCCAAAGGGTGAAGCACGGTCTGACGAAGTAAACTTGAATACCGAGGAAATTGGCCAGCTTTCACAAGCGGATAACggcagaggaagaggaagggaGGGCGAGGGCGAGGGCGAGGGCGAGGACGGGAGCGCGGAGGAGTACAGAGGGAAGATTTGA